The genomic region CTGAGCCTTGGACTCTCCCGCGAGGGCACGCCGGCACACTTCATGCGCCTGGTCGGCGGATAGTGCCCGGCGTCGCCCCCGATAAGCGCCCCGGCGTTTCGCCAGGGCAATGCCTTCACGCTGGCGTTCCCGAATCAAGGCGCGTTCGAACTCGGCAAAGGCTCCCATGACCGACAACATCAGGTTGGCCATGGGCGAATCCTCGCCCGTGAACGCTAAATGCTCTTTGACGAATTCGATCTTCACGCCTCGCGCGGTTAAGGCCTGGACGATACTTCTGAGGTCGTCGAGGTTGCGGGCTAAGCGATCCATGCTATGAACCACCACGGTATCGCCGTCCCGGGCAAAACGAAGCAACTGATCCAGTTCGGGGCGGTGTACATCCTTCCCGGACGCCTTGTCGACAAACACACGATCCAGT from Marinobacter nanhaiticus D15-8W harbors:
- a CDS encoding recombinase family protein; protein product: MHGQRIGYVRVSSFDQNPERQLEHAELDRVFVDKASGKDVHRPELDQLLRFARDGDTVVVHSMDRLARNLDDLRSIVQALTARGVKIEFVKEHLAFTGEDSPMANLMLSVMGAFAEFERALIRERQREGIALAKRRGAYRGRRRALSADQAHEVCRRALAGESKAQLAREYGISRETLYQYLKQTHTAVSEQPE